From the Quercus lobata isolate SW786 chromosome 6, ValleyOak3.0 Primary Assembly, whole genome shotgun sequence genome, one window contains:
- the LOC115994636 gene encoding putative F-box protein At1g65770, whose translation MGKRRVDWSALPIELLRSIAEANQDSNDVVRFRSVCASWRSSIPSPRILPPFPLPLPSAGSARIAFVSRRTFYRFKLLDDVNPNPSTCSSKSWLVKVEEVEYGFKFLLNPLSNLHFRFPFPKGFNLLDYQVVQVSKGYELLSYSSGMPIVGVNKLVLFPDSVWNSSVKDTVIFALYNEGKLGYVKYFDRNWTLVDDLCHYDDIIVYKGKPYVVDEWGIVSWIDSSMKLIDIYVSPPLESFGKQKHLVESRGELYVVDRFFDTERRFDHHLREYRVCPKTFTFDVYKLDQECGRWVTVENLGDRVFFLGKDSSFSVSATEFSGCIGNCIYFTYEDDNGVFDQKTGEIVDFQDWSHLFQLPPSWLNSNPHLNVEFR comes from the coding sequence ATGGGTAAGAGACGTGTCGACTGGTCTGCTCTTCCAATTGAACTCTTGCGTTCAATCGCAGAAGCCAACCAAGATAGCAACGATGTTGTAAGATTTCGCAGCGTCTGTGCTTCATGGCGATCCTCTATCCCTTCACCACGTATATTGCCTCCTTTTCCTCTCCCCCTTCCTTCCGCCGGATCTGCTCGCATAGCCTTTGTCTCTCGCAGAACCTTCTATCGTTTCAAGCTACTTGATGATGTTAATCCAAACCCTTCAACATGTTCATCAAAGAGCTGGTTGGTCAAGGTGGAAGAGGTTGAATAtggttttaaatttcttttaaatccACTTTCAAATCTCCATTTCAGGTTTCCTTTTCCGAAAGGGTTTAACTTATTGGATTATCAAGTTGTCCAGGTAAGCAAAGGATATGAACTTCTATCTTATAGTAGTGGCATGCCTATTGTTGGTGTGAATAAACTAGTGTTGTTTCCTGACTCTGTATGGAATAGTTCTGTTAAAGACACTGTGATTTTCGCTTTATATAATGAAGGAAAATTGGGGTATGTGAAATATTTTGATAGAAATTGGACCCTTGTGGATGATCTCTGTCACTATGATGACATTATTGTATACAAGGGAAAACCCTATGTTGTTGATGAGTGGGGAATAGTTTCATGGATTGATTCATCAATGAAGCTGATAGATATTTACGTTTCGCCTCCACTTGAGAGTTTTGGAAAGCAGAAGCATTTGGTGGAGTCACGTGGAGAGCTCTACGTTGTTGATAGGTTCTTTGATACAGAGAGGAGGTTTGACCACCATCTCCGTGAATACCGTGTTTGTCCTAAGACATTTACTTTCGATGTTTATAAGCTGGACCAAGAGTGCGGTCGTTGGGTTACGGTCGAGAATTTGGGTgatcgagttttttttttgggtaaagacAGTTCCTTCTCTGTTTCAGCTACAGAATTCTCTGGATGTATAGGGAATTGCATTTACTTCACTTATGAAGATGACAATGGTGTCTTCGATCAGAAGACTGGCGAGATTGTAGATTTCCAAGACTGGAGTCATCTATTTCAGCTTCCCCCATCTTGGCTCAACTCAAATCCTCATCTAAATGTTGAGTTTAGGTAA
- the LOC115994637 gene encoding UPF0548 protein At2g17695-like isoform X1, translating into MVFLCWARPSPQEQKACINKSGAFNYEAKFRGATAKPLSCLQEDKELSKDGFLLNHARVLVGSGLETFEKGKSALQTWRHFGLDWAFVDSKTPIQNGVKFCVCLKEFLPWMMMPLQVVYVNDKRKANKAMMSFGFGSGTLQGHLLAGEERFSIELDENNQVWYEIISFSKPAHFLSFIGYPYVMLRQKYFAHQSTHAVLKHMTASQS; encoded by the exons ATGGTTTTCTTGTGCTGGGCTCGTCCATCTCCTCAAGAACAGAAGGCCTGCATCAACAA GTCAGGTGCATTCAACTATGAGGCTAAATTCAGAGGAGCTACTGCTAAGCCCCTGTCTTGCCTCCAAGAAGATAAAGAGCTCTCAAAAGATGGTTTCTTACTGAACCATGCACGTGTGTTAGTTGGCTCCGGTCTTGAGACTTTTGAAAAGGGTAAAAGCGCTCTACAAACTTGGAG GCATTTTGGATTGGATTGGGCATTTGTTGATTCTAAAACTCCAATTCAGAATGGAGTCAAGTTCTGTGTTTGTCTCAAGGAGTTTCTCCCATGGATGATGATGCCACTGCAGGTTGTGTATGTAAATGACAAGAGAAAGGCTAACAAGGCCATGAtgtcatttggttttggaaGCGGTACCCTTCAAGGTCACCTACTG GCTGGGGAAGAACGTTTTTCCATTGAGTTAGACGAGAACAACCAAGTGTGGTATGAAATAATTTCCTTCTCAAAACCTGCCCACTTTTTGTCATTTATTGGGTATCCATATGTAATGCTAAGGCAAAAGTATTTTGCTCATCAATCTACCCATGCAGTTCTGAAACATATGACTGCTTCACAATCCTAA
- the LOC115994637 gene encoding UPF0548 protein At2g17695-like isoform X2, which translates to MVFLCWARPSPQEQKACINKSGAFNYEAKFRGATAKPLSCLQEDKELSKDGFLLNHARVLVGSGLETFEKGKSALQTWRHFGLDWAFVDSKTPIQNGVKFCVCLKEFLPWMMMPLQVVYVNDKRKANKAMMSFGFGSGTLQGHLLVAPFSRLGKNVFPLS; encoded by the exons ATGGTTTTCTTGTGCTGGGCTCGTCCATCTCCTCAAGAACAGAAGGCCTGCATCAACAA GTCAGGTGCATTCAACTATGAGGCTAAATTCAGAGGAGCTACTGCTAAGCCCCTGTCTTGCCTCCAAGAAGATAAAGAGCTCTCAAAAGATGGTTTCTTACTGAACCATGCACGTGTGTTAGTTGGCTCCGGTCTTGAGACTTTTGAAAAGGGTAAAAGCGCTCTACAAACTTGGAG GCATTTTGGATTGGATTGGGCATTTGTTGATTCTAAAACTCCAATTCAGAATGGAGTCAAGTTCTGTGTTTGTCTCAAGGAGTTTCTCCCATGGATGATGATGCCACTGCAGGTTGTGTATGTAAATGACAAGAGAAAGGCTAACAAGGCCATGAtgtcatttggttttggaaGCGGTACCCTTCAAGGTCACCTACTG GTGGCCCCTTTTTCCAg GCTGGGGAAGAACGTTTTTCCATTGAGTTAG
- the LOC115994635 gene encoding putative F-box protein At1g65770: MGEREVDWSALPMELLPLIGKTVQARIDVVRFRSVCASWRSSIPPLRGISSPLLLPFPYPINSAGGQSFLSQSTIYRLEPPDDNPNLSTCSSKSWLVKVEEFEPGRVRLLNPLSSLHIRFLPDYFPKVINLLDFRVVEVGKAYKLQKSSGMNIAGVNKLVLFPNSAWTSCVEDKLIFGLFHEGKLGYVKYGDENWTFVDDHNFYYDDITVYKGQSYVVDRLGTVSWIDSSMKLIQFSPPLCGLGNQKHLVESCGELYVVDRFFDRERRFDHDLRRYRLCPKTVNIEVYKLDQEWGRWVMVKNLGDQVFFLGKDSSFSVSATEFSGCKGNCVYFTDENDIGVFYFENQKIGRIVDFQDRCHLIWPPPSWLSSKSSSKC; this comes from the coding sequence ATGGGTGAGAGAGAGGTCGACTGGTCTGCTCTTCCAATGGAACTCTTGCCTTTAATCGGAAAAACCGTCCAAGCTCGCATCGATGTTGTAAGATTTCGCAGCGTCTGTGCTTCATGGAGATCCTCTATCCCTCCACTACGTGGGATATCTTCTCCTTTGCTTCTCCCTTTTCCTTACCCCATCAACTCAGCTGGAGGCCAATCCTTTCTCTCTCAAAGTACCATCTACCGTCTCGAGCCACCCGATGATAATCCAAACCTTTCAACATGTTCATCAAAGAGCTGGTTGGTCAAGGTGGAAGAGTTTGAACCTGGTCGAGTGCGTCTTTTGAATCCACTTTCAAGCCTCCATATCAGGTTTCTCCCAGACTACTTTCCAAAAGTGATTAACTTATTGGATTTTCGAGTTGTCGAGGTAGGCAAAGCATATAAACTTCAAAAGAGTAGTGGCATGAATATTGCTGGTGTGAATAAACTTGTGTTGTTTCCTAACTCTGCGTGGACTAGTTGTGTTGAAGACAAATTGATTTTCGGGTTATTTCATGAAGGAAAGTTGGGGTATGTGAAATATGGAGACGAGAATTGGACCTTTGTAGATGATCACAACTTTTATTATGATGACATTACTGTATACAAGGGACAATCCTATGTTGTTGATAGATTGGGAACAGTTTCATGGATTGATTCATCAATGAAGCTGATACAATTTTCGCCTCCACTTTGTGGTTTGGGAAACCAGAAGCATCTGGTGGAGTCATGTGGAGAGCTCTACGTTGTTGATAGGTTCTTTGATAGAGAGAGGAGGTTTGACCACGATCTCCGTAGATACCGTCTTTGTCCTAAGACAGTTAATATCGAAGTTTATAAGCTGGACCAGGAGTGGGGTCGTTGGGTTATGGTCAAGAATTTGGgtgatcaagttttttttttgggtaaagacAGTTCCTTCTCTGTTTCAGCTACAGAATTCTCTGGATGTAAAGGGAATTGCGTTTACTTCACTGATGAAAATGACATTGGTGTCTTCTACTTTGAGAATCAGAAGATTGGCAGAATTGTAGATTTCCAAGACCGGTGTCATCTAATTTGGCCTCCCCCATCTTGGCTCAGCTCAAAATCTTCATCTAAATGTTGA